The segment CATATCCAGCTGGTTGCAGCACTTGGTCATGGCCGGGATGCCCATGTCCATCTGGTAAACAGCAGGGTGAGGATTCACATGTGGTTCATTTTTCTGGGCACTCAAAACGGATTCCATCATGCATCAAAACAGGGATAAATGGTTATATCATAGTTTCTTCTAGTTCAAGGAGTTTTTAGATTTTATTGTCCGTTTTATTGTTGTCTTTCAAGATTTGTCCAAGATttggacaacaaaaaaaacaacataaataatCGTTTCCAAGCCTCTTTTGTGTGTGCCGCTGTCCCGGTGTGTTTGGTTGAATGCAAGGATTcatcaattatttatttgtatcagGCCTTCACTTCCCAATTAACAAGTAGCTGGTGTAACCATACTGCAGGTTTTGAAAACATGGCGCTTACATCTTTACAGTGCAGGCCATTACTTTACAAAGCCAAtatttgctttaactttaactgaaATATAATGGATAAAGTCAGCACTATCCAACCTGCGTTTATATTAGTAAAATGTCCAAGTTCCATATATCCACATGGCTTTGCCCTAAACAGACAGAAGAAGCATACCCCCTCAGGAACAGGAAGCCCAAAGATGTAGGAGCCACATCCATCAGGCTGTGGCATCTGGTAGCCAGGACGAGGAATAGGGTCTTTACCTTAAAGGAGAAGCAAACTAGATATCAGATGTAGGTCATGTATCACCGTTTGAAAACCTCATGGGTTTAAAGTTGACCCATGTCTGCCCATAGTGACAAAGGTTACTTATTTGGTCCTTATTTGGTCATATCAGTGTGTTATTAGTAACATTCCCCAGTCACTGCATGAATCATTCTGGGATCATAGTACATTTCCAGGCCCTCTTCCAAATGATAACGGCTATGATAAGCACAACGGTAATATAAGTGTCATTGCATTGGTTTTTATAATGTTTTGTTGCTGTTCCATTCAGGAGACtattaatcacatttatcaaTTTTGACTCAAAAAAGTAAGTGCTTTCTATCTTCCTTTTCTCTTGAAGATTGTTGTTAGGGTGGAAGCACCATTACCTGGAGCATAGGACACCCAGCACAAGACTAACCCTGTTCACTGAATGTTATAAGTGTTCAGGTGAACAATGTTACATTTCCTCctttcaattaaaataaaatgatcgaATATTTTGAAGCTCTAAAATTATGTGTCACCGCCATTCTTCTGACCCTAAACTATACTTACTCTGCCATTTAACAGACTTACCATAGCGACAGTGGTATTGGCACACTCCATCACGTCCGCCCATGAACTCTAGCATTGAATCAAAGTATCCGCCGACCGACTCAAAGCTGCCTCTAAGGGAATTCATTGCCCACTCTGCGttttcctcctccgtctgtGAGCCAGCAGCGGCCTGGCCCTGCGCTGGTGCTACAGCAGGATCCTCAGCCTCTTGACTGACAGCACTGTGGATGAGAAGACCCAGCAGGAGGGGAGCGATATGGGCCCAACGGGTCATCCTGCAGCTCAGACAGCTCAATGTCGAGAGTAAAGCGTTGAGAGACTGAGGGGAAACTGACACGCTCCGAGGCAAAATCAAACTGTGTGGCCTGCACTTTGAACGCGACACAGATACGGCCTGCTATGTGGAAGAACAAAGTCCAGCCTCTATCTCGTCCTTTTGACTTGTATCAGGTCTTGTCGTTCTCTCTGATTAACGAGGCAAAGTGTGGTTGTTCGCCATTCAGcctttgatgaaaattgtactttcttgttacgtgttcttctgagtttgtgtatctatggtggaaatgcacttattgtaagtcgctttggataaaagcgtcagctaaatgacatgtaatctaATGTAATGATTCGATCACATTTCAATTTTAAAGTGAATTGACAGTGACAACTAGAATTGGCAGAGAACACAGTTTATTTTCTCAAAGGAACATGCACAATTCTAATTGGGCGACACaataataaacataaaataaccaagcagcagtgttgtgcctgttcattgaacgatagttcatgaactcgttcatattttgggtgaacgtgaaatgaacgtactgtattaatgcccgatgaacgttactgtgaactcgttcattctggtgtctgtgaacggcgcgttctttcaggttaacgttgttcaaaaagggtgccagatttctatagaaaacacaccgtaaacgcgccttaataagtagcggaaaaaacaccagcctccagtgtcgcaccgcgcatgcgtcatcaaaaaaaaaagaaatgcatggaggcgacagctatgtgtagcaaagaggcggcgtataataattttaaagagttttatgaagttacaagttacaaggtcggtgaggatggaaggaatctgacctttctttgcaaacatttgcaccttaatgataactgtcgtgtttttattactcatttaaaaaagaccattcatgCAGCATGTGTtattgagaatgtactgtaggggtggaCGATGCATGTTCAGTAATGTTCAGGACTTCAGTCCTTGTGAATGACCAAGAGAAAAGATCAACCGTTTCCCATTGATGTAacatcagaaaaaataaaatgttgaataaaatacacagtacacaatacaatataaatttccaaatatttattctttttcaaacaattataaactaaacatttttgggagtgtgttttttttttttttctctaatttttttttttttgtgaacccaAAATTGTTGGGTATGTATGTGGGTgaaccggagaacccggagaaaaccccaaaagacctaatcgtcttctgccaactgtaaaccaaacaatgtttggtgtgtgtgggcgaaccggagaacccggagaaaaccccaaaagacctaATCGTCTTCTGCCAACTGTAAACCAAACAGTGTTTGGTGTGTGGGGGGAAACCGGAGGACCCGGGGAAAACCCACATGGGAAGGCAAACCAACCCGAACACATCTGTGAACATGTCATCTAATACATCTATATATGCATACCCATGTTCACATATTTATGTATTCTATTTGATGACATCTCATTTGTTCTTGGACGGTTCAGGGTTGGTCGACCTTCTACACCCTAACCAGACACCGGATACCCGTGCACCCTGAAGTTGTAGAGGCACGTTTGGTCATCATCCCCCCAGTTTGTCTTTATCTCCAGCTTGATGTGGCTGAAGACATCTTTGACTGCGACCTGGTCAGAgacaagagagacacacacgtgaATGAAGGGCGTCGCGCTTCGTGGTGGAGATGCAGACCTGGTTCAGGTTGCGACTCCACCTCAGTCTGTTATAGTGAACATATCTACTAGCAGCAGAGGTAATGCGTGCTGCTCTGCTTGACCTCTGACACACTCACAGGCAGCTCAAAGGTCTGGGAGCTCAGGCCGTTCTTGTTGTACGCGAAGGTCCCCAGGTGGATGCCTTCGTCGTTGTCGTGCACCAATCCCTGGAGGAGAcggaaaaaatactttttttagggAGGGAACAACGGCGCCGAGCAAAAGCTTCTGACTTACGTAGACGGAGAACTCCCTCGGCGCACTGTTGATTTCCCCGGTGAGTGACTGTCTTTTTGTGATGTGGCCGATCGTGACGTCCGTGACCTCGATGGGATGCGACAAGGAGACAACGGCGTGTCCCTTGGTCCCCGCGAAGCACCAGCTCGCTCCAGGGGGCGACCGTGAGTGGtcctgaggagagacaaagagtcaAGGTTCAGCGCTCGCAGACCATCCGCTACGACCACGTTCGTTCATGATAAGACCTTCCTACCTGGATGATTCTTTGGTGGTCGGTGGAGGTTGTGACCCAGGAGAGCAGCTGGTCCATCAT is part of the Pungitius pungitius chromosome 9, fPunPun2.1, whole genome shotgun sequence genome and harbors:
- the LOC119218295 gene encoding group XIIB secretory phospholipase A2-like protein → MTRWAHIAPLLLGLLIHSAVSQEAEDPAVAPAQGQAAAGSQTEEENAEWAMNSLRGSFESVGGYFDSMLEFMGGRDGVCQYHCRYGKDPIPRPGYQMPQPDGCGSYIFGLPVPEGMDMGIPAMTKCCNQLDMCYDTCGSNKYRCDSKFRWCLHSICSDLKKSLGFVSKVEACETVADTLFNTVWTLGCRPYMNGQRASCLCQGEEKDEL